Proteins from a genomic interval of Chitinophagales bacterium:
- a CDS encoding condensation domain-containing protein — protein MKTTQNLIRPLSAIEQAFTLSNDALPLCVVCVLQLDACPESQDIQLALQQLQSRHILLQAEIVESKGDFYFSKLEPAPPIRLEIVYRTNSATWKAIAEKALNTIFDKKGPLMKCCAIADDETNHSELVVCFHHAIIDGTSARLVLHELLSLLGGLSLPTVRKSSVASKFPADYQGWNLAKRLFAFGGRQMKDEWTYLKRGFSSTIPIHSSNAVINLLLSPEVSRKLMVHIGRKGLSLNSALLAVMTQVILKHKYGNVGRRLARVISFVDTRSLVTPVVGNQDLGCCISMLRLTVPVADGESVYDFAANIRREIFKSSRLGEVFLMSKVSKYLIRMTLALKKMRLGVSALSFIGKLDLQPQYGAIQLQNVQAFITNNQFGPDFSAFGKILFGGIGMDFTYLTAEMDETQAQQIVTEIKEKLEEMANFA, from the coding sequence ATGAAAACAACTCAAAACCTTATCAGACCACTTAGTGCTATTGAGCAAGCGTTTACGCTCTCCAACGATGCGCTGCCCTTGTGTGTGGTGTGCGTACTTCAATTGGATGCTTGTCCAGAAAGTCAAGATATACAATTGGCTTTGCAGCAACTTCAGTCCCGCCATATTTTGCTACAAGCTGAAATCGTGGAGTCAAAAGGGGATTTTTATTTTTCAAAATTAGAGCCTGCTCCTCCTATTCGATTGGAGATAGTTTACCGAACAAATTCAGCTACTTGGAAAGCGATTGCAGAGAAAGCACTCAATACTATTTTTGATAAAAAAGGGCCATTGATGAAATGTTGTGCTATTGCAGATGATGAAACGAATCATTCTGAATTGGTAGTGTGCTTTCACCATGCCATCATTGACGGGACTTCAGCCCGTTTGGTTCTGCACGAATTGTTGAGTCTTTTGGGAGGACTTTCGCTTCCTACTGTCCGGAAATCTTCGGTTGCATCAAAATTTCCTGCTGACTATCAGGGATGGAACTTAGCCAAACGTTTGTTTGCTTTTGGAGGACGGCAGATGAAGGATGAATGGACCTATCTAAAGAGGGGATTTAGTTCGACCATTCCAATACATTCCTCCAATGCGGTAATCAATTTGTTGCTTTCGCCCGAGGTTTCCCGAAAATTGATGGTGCATATTGGACGCAAAGGGCTTAGTTTGAACAGTGCATTGTTGGCCGTAATGACGCAGGTGATTTTGAAGCACAAATATGGAAATGTAGGCAGACGTTTGGCGAGGGTAATCAGTTTTGTAGATACCCGTTCTTTGGTGACTCCCGTTGTTGGCAATCAAGACTTGGGCTGTTGTATTTCGATGTTGCGTTTGACGGTTCCTGTAGCGGACGGAGAATCTGTGTATGATTTTGCAGCCAATATTCGCCGAGAGATTTTCAAGTCAAGCAGATTGGGGGAAGTGTTTTTGATGTCCAAAGTGAGTAAATATTTGATTCGAATGACACTTGCTCTCAAAAAGATGCGTTTGGGAGTGTCTGCGCTCAGTTTTATTGGTAAATTGGATTTACAGCCACAATACGGGGCCATTCAACTGCAAAATGTGCAAGCGTTTATTACCAACAACCAATTTGGGCCTGATTTTTCAGCATTTGGCAAAATATTGTTTGGCGGAATTGGGATGGATTTCACCTATTTAACGGCAGAAATGGACGAAACACAAGCGCAGCAGATTGTTACAGAGATAAAAGAAAAATTAGAAGAAATGGCGAATTTTGCTTAA
- a CDS encoding GNAT family N-acetyltransferase: MTILETERLLIEEVNINDTAFIFKLLNSPGWLKFIGNRGINNLADAEAYIQNPLMKSYEENGLGLYKVVRKKNAEPMGLCGLISRPILPNVDIGFAILPEYEGKSYTFEAAKAIIDDGTARLGLKVVLGITSPDNVKSQKLLEKLGLKFVERLQLNGYEDDTFLYSNEENS; this comes from the coding sequence ATGACCATTTTAGAAACTGAAAGACTGCTCATTGAAGAAGTCAATATAAACGATACAGCGTTTATCTTCAAACTGTTGAATAGTCCAGGTTGGCTCAAATTTATCGGCAATAGGGGAATCAACAACTTAGCCGATGCAGAAGCTTACATTCAAAATCCGTTGATGAAAAGTTATGAAGAAAATGGCTTGGGGCTGTATAAAGTAGTGCGAAAAAAAAATGCTGAACCGATGGGTTTGTGCGGCTTGATTTCTCGTCCAATATTGCCGAATGTGGACATTGGCTTTGCCATTTTGCCTGAATATGAAGGAAAAAGTTATACATTTGAAGCGGCAAAAGCAATCATAGATGATGGTACTGCAAGGTTGGGATTGAAGGTGGTATTGGGCATTACCAGTCCCGATAATGTTAAATCCCAAAAATTACTCGAAAAATTGGGCTTGAAATTCGTGGAGAGGTTGCAATTAAATGGCTATGAAGATGATACATTTTTATACTCAAACGAAGAAAATTCATGA
- a CDS encoding MBL fold metallo-hydrolase, giving the protein MIQVLKFTFNPFQENTYLLYDYTKECVVFDPGCQTAEEQQRLTDVIADLKLKPVLLVNTHCHIDHVFGNKFVMERYGLELAIHRGELPVLQSVEMVGRMYGIEVEPSPLPSVFLEEGEPLEFGESSLQIFFTPGHSPASLSFYSEADQFVIAGDVLFYESIGRTDLPGGDFTTLIKSIKTKLFTLADGVKVYSGHGPETTIGHEKKNNVFLK; this is encoded by the coding sequence ATGATACAAGTTTTAAAATTCACCTTCAATCCCTTTCAGGAAAACACTTACTTGTTGTACGATTACACCAAGGAATGTGTTGTTTTCGATCCAGGTTGTCAAACAGCCGAAGAACAACAACGACTAACTGACGTTATTGCAGACTTAAAATTGAAGCCGGTGCTATTGGTCAACACACACTGCCATATTGACCACGTTTTCGGTAATAAGTTCGTTATGGAACGATATGGCTTAGAATTAGCTATCCATAGAGGAGAACTGCCTGTGTTGCAGTCAGTCGAAATGGTGGGCAGAATGTATGGTATTGAAGTTGAACCCTCCCCTTTGCCAAGTGTATTTTTGGAGGAAGGAGAGCCGTTGGAGTTTGGTGAATCGAGTCTCCAAATATTTTTTACTCCAGGACATTCTCCTGCAAGTTTGTCATTTTATAGCGAAGCTGACCAATTTGTGATTGCAGGTGACGTTTTGTTCTATGAAAGCATTGGAAGAACTGATTTGCCAGGAGGAGATTTTACAACGCTGATCAAAAGCATCAAAACCAAATTGTTTACTTTGGCAGATGGAGTAAAAGTATATTCAGGACATGGGCCCGAAACAACTATTGGCCATGAAAAGAAAAACAATGTCTTTTTGAAGTGA
- a CDS encoding sigma-70 family RNA polymerase sigma factor, producing the protein MSESNKITGANLLQQIKIGNRTVLNQLYETYRAEFIHWTRRKFNCKEADSIDVFQETIIAFYENVVNNKIIEFQSSVKTYLFAIGRNILLKRFRNEKGKTEELEVLQNVADGLQIDDSIQLSERQEAIVQLLEKLGEPCKTLLQLFYYQQFSVEAIVTAMEYKNESVVKNQKVRCIKRLRTMAADLYEQDEL; encoded by the coding sequence ATGAGTGAAAGCAATAAAATAACAGGAGCAAACTTATTGCAGCAGATAAAAATAGGCAATCGAACGGTATTGAACCAACTTTATGAAACCTATCGAGCGGAATTTATCCATTGGACAAGGAGGAAGTTCAACTGCAAGGAAGCAGACAGCATTGATGTGTTTCAAGAAACCATCATTGCGTTTTATGAAAATGTGGTGAACAATAAAATTATTGAGTTTCAAAGTTCGGTCAAAACTTATTTGTTTGCCATCGGGCGCAATATTTTGTTGAAGCGTTTTCGGAACGAAAAGGGAAAAACGGAAGAATTGGAGGTGCTGCAAAACGTAGCTGATGGACTTCAAATTGACGATTCTATCCAACTAAGCGAACGCCAAGAAGCGATTGTTCAGCTTTTAGAAAAACTCGGTGAACCTTGCAAAACTTTGCTGCAATTGTTTTATTATCAACAGTTTTCGGTAGAGGCTATTGTGACAGCGATGGAGTACAAAAATGAATCGGTGGTCAAAAACCAAAAGGTTCGGTGCATCAAAAGACTGCGAACGATGGCAGCTGATTTGTATGAACAAGATGAACTGTAA
- a CDS encoding arginine deiminase-related protein, protein MKQTNITSTILMVRPVAFDANEETMDSNAFQEERTDESAKQVQSKAVREFDAFVDKLRIYGIEVIVFDDRLQPRTPDSIFPNNWISFHNNGRVMTYPMQAISRRLERRTDIIESLQQEYGFEVTQVIDMGPLYEAEDRFLEGTGSLIIDRNDRYVYACISPRTHRELVEDWAEYWGFEAIIFEALDEQGQQIYHTNVLMCLGDAFVVICMEAIRDASERKQVEESFESSERTVVEISFDQMNHFAGNMLQLQNEQSEKILVMSQAAYDSLSSEQIEILQGFNDHLVSSPIPTIEKYGGGSVRCMMAEVFLPKKINQHA, encoded by the coding sequence ATGAAACAAACCAACATCACCAGCACCATTTTGATGGTTCGTCCTGTGGCCTTTGATGCCAATGAAGAAACAATGGACTCCAATGCCTTTCAAGAAGAAAGAACGGATGAGTCAGCTAAACAAGTGCAATCAAAAGCAGTGAGAGAATTTGATGCTTTTGTGGATAAACTACGCATTTATGGCATTGAAGTCATAGTCTTTGATGACAGATTGCAGCCTCGAACACCTGATTCTATTTTTCCGAACAACTGGATTTCTTTTCACAACAATGGTAGGGTGATGACCTACCCTATGCAAGCCATTAGCCGCAGACTAGAACGCCGCACCGATATTATCGAATCCTTGCAGCAGGAGTATGGTTTTGAAGTGACGCAGGTGATTGACATGGGGCCCTTGTATGAGGCAGAAGATCGTTTTTTGGAGGGAACAGGTAGTTTGATTATTGACAGAAATGATCGGTATGTGTATGCCTGTATTTCGCCAAGAACACACCGAGAATTGGTAGAAGATTGGGCAGAATATTGGGGTTTTGAAGCCATTATTTTTGAAGCATTGGACGAGCAGGGGCAGCAAATTTACCACACCAATGTGTTGATGTGTTTGGGGGATGCTTTTGTGGTGATTTGTATGGAAGCTATTCGAGATGCGTCGGAAAGAAAACAAGTGGAGGAGAGTTTTGAAAGTAGTGAACGTACGGTTGTCGAAATTTCCTTCGACCAAATGAATCACTTTGCAGGGAATATGCTGCAATTGCAGAACGAACAGAGTGAGAAAATTTTGGTAATGTCGCAGGCGGCTTACGATTCGCTGAGTTCTGAACAAATTGAAATATTGCAGGGCTTCAATGATCATTTGGTGAGTTCCCCCATTCCTACGATTGAAAAATATGGCGGCGGAAGTGTGCGCTGTATGATGGCGGAGGTGTTTTTGCCCAAAAAAATAAATCAACACGCATGA
- a CDS encoding sterol desaturase family protein: MHSYLETFINGYTGYFSYLLHEITHPTWHNYFYWLLLVSAFFFALEWFAPWRKNQAKFRKDFWMDFFYMFFNFFLFSLIIYNAASDVVVQLFNDFLGLFDVNNLAAIEVQSWPLWGHLLLGFIIRDFVQWNIHRLLHRSPRLWEFHKVHHSVEEMGFAAHLRYHWMENVVYRSLEYIPLAMIGIGLNDFFIIHIFTLAVGHYNHSNITVSGRVTGGVLGFLIGVFVVSQWENATTSENLYLVIGTTLFGIGVLSHFMKYIFNSPEMHIWHHAYELPNEHPYGMNYGLTLACWDYLFGTAYIPYSGRDIRLGFPGIDEFPHDFVHQNLHGFGKGAENS; encoded by the coding sequence ATGCACAGCTACTTAGAAACTTTCATCAATGGTTATACAGGTTACTTCAGCTACCTGCTACACGAAATAACACACCCTACTTGGCACAATTATTTTTACTGGTTGCTACTGGTGTCTGCTTTTTTCTTTGCCTTAGAATGGTTTGCACCGTGGCGAAAAAATCAGGCGAAGTTTCGCAAAGACTTTTGGATGGATTTTTTCTATATGTTCTTCAATTTCTTTTTGTTTTCACTCATTATCTACAATGCTGCTTCGGATGTAGTCGTGCAGCTCTTCAATGACTTTTTGGGACTGTTTGACGTGAATAATTTGGCAGCGATTGAAGTACAAAGTTGGCCATTGTGGGGGCATTTGTTGCTGGGTTTCATCATTCGAGATTTTGTGCAGTGGAACATTCACCGCCTTTTGCACCGTTCTCCCAGATTATGGGAATTTCACAAAGTCCATCATTCTGTTGAAGAAATGGGATTTGCAGCACACTTACGCTATCATTGGATGGAAAACGTGGTGTATCGTTCTTTGGAGTACATTCCCTTGGCAATGATTGGCATTGGGCTAAACGACTTTTTTATTATCCACATTTTCACCCTTGCCGTAGGGCATTACAATCACTCCAACATCACTGTCAGCGGACGGGTTACGGGCGGTGTATTGGGGTTTTTGATAGGCGTTTTTGTGGTCAGTCAGTGGGAAAATGCAACAACGAGTGAAAACCTCTATTTGGTCATTGGAACTACTTTGTTTGGGATAGGTGTGTTGAGCCATTTTATGAAATACATCTTCAATAGCCCCGAAATGCACATTTGGCACCATGCCTACGAACTTCCTAATGAGCATCCTTATGGCATGAATTATGGCTTGACCCTTGCTTGTTGGGACTATCTTTTTGGAACGGCATACATTCCTTATAGTGGACGAGATATTCGCTTGGGTTTTCCTGGTATAGACGAATTTCCTCATGATTTTGTGCATCAGAACTTGCATGGGTTTGGTAAGGGTGCGGAGAATTCTTAG
- a CDS encoding DUF6249 domain-containing protein: MITTLVVVTTFFSTISFLAKTFFTARHKERMALIESGRDMTVFKPKKRQTNRALKFGLLFFGIGAGILTGSIIEAIFGLEEPLGIFSMMFMFGGVALVLYYILAAKYSFEEREEEVVLEKNVEPPFETELRMKERQFDEEEGFDLTQRQY, translated from the coding sequence ATGATAACAACACTTGTGGTGGTGACAACTTTTTTCAGCACCATATCCTTTTTGGCAAAGACTTTTTTTACGGCTCGCCATAAAGAGCGCATGGCACTCATAGAAAGTGGGCGAGACATGACGGTTTTCAAACCTAAAAAAAGACAGACCAACCGAGCATTGAAGTTTGGCTTACTTTTTTTTGGTATTGGGGCAGGGATTTTGACGGGTAGCATCATTGAAGCGATTTTTGGTTTAGAAGAACCTCTAGGAATTTTTTCGATGATGTTTATGTTTGGAGGCGTAGCATTGGTGTTGTACTACATCCTTGCAGCAAAGTATAGTTTTGAAGAAAGGGAGGAGGAAGTGGTTCTTGAAAAGAATGTAGAACCACCTTTTGAAACAGAACTGCGAATGAAAGAACGGCAATTTGACGAAGAAGAAGGATTTGATTTGACCCAAAGACAGTATTAG
- a CDS encoding BamA/TamA family outer membrane protein has protein sequence MLPILKSVMRAFISLLFFVAMLCQSHTTFAQGFYTTFGQNRVQYHDFEWSYYESPNFLAYFYQGGQQLGKFAVMVAETNLDAIEAKLEFKVNRKVEIMVYHNLSDLKQSNIGQGIETTNTGGVTKIIGNKMFVSFDGDHNRLAEQIKEGIARIFLENMIYGGNIQEVLQNAVLLNLPDWFVNGMVSYVGEEWSTEMDAKLREFVEKDKLKNFNRLTTDEATFAGHALWHYIAQMNGESSIPNLLYLTRINRSLESGFLFVLGNTVKNTIAEFNEYYANLYASEDSNRAIFDENNQLIRTKKKVKRRNILYDEVKVSPSGRYIAYTTDEKGRHKVYLYDTQNNTQKLILKNGFRSFKQPLETRYPLLAWNKRSEKLAIVFEKRDQVKLMEYNVLEDEEIYADDMNKFQQISDIAYMDDSEKLILSAVSLSQGQSDLYTYFIPNTKTDRLTNDYFADLEPRFVTINGVRGIVFKSNRYVDTLKVEKLDSIAPSSNFDLFFYDLAKGEDQVLTRITNTPLSQEWLPMQYDSTHIAYLSDKNGIKNLYAAHFDSIFVRTDTKVFYLDSMVINPTYALDEYQAEGLIDTIINEDIYRIVAVSYPITNYQRNIGEYDIASKTKEIVQLHYQDGAYEVHKSQLPEDPEQAKKTLSKTIYRQQLENAMSSRLSANKNSKLSKSSKRDKRNSTQPSVSPTPSTQPNKKSNEKDNGDSDSFFQNPFEEKKPQGSLTDTILGEETEGADVEDIEPLLPNSDMTLENIEVQQQAEEAEEIDLENFFFQSEFDYDETITAPPASIELPSKTGIAKSTITDSGMIVPTINLPGLNPPAQESVLTNSRIRTYKTKFSVDNVVTQLDNTVIFNQYENFQFGSPTSGIPAFTSPDLNTLIKVGITDLMEDYRLIGGFRLPVGFGGSEYFVEYWNLKHRLDKKFLYYRRANNQPFSLDSDLLPPGTSYQADAKVVSNYFQTSFSYPLDVNQSVRLHVGARYDKVTYLASDLISLIEPQQSESWLFTKAEYVFDNTIDVALNIMNGTRFKVYAEVHKPFEAQFDKDINKLNFKDTGYLGIIGADFRHYQRVHKQIVWANRFASAYSYGTRKMLYYLGGVDNWLLFDNDKRFDTTTPIDQEQNYGFQSLATNVRGFKQNSRNGNSYAVLNSELRIPIFAYISNAPIRSEFFRNFQIVGFADVGVAWDGVSPFDDENKFTSVEVGNPLQTPVTATVRYFRNPVIGGYGVGVRSKLLGYFVRADWAWGVDNGNVQDSKWHIGLGLDF, from the coding sequence ATGCTCCCTATCTTAAAATCTGTTATGAGAGCTTTTATCTCCCTTTTGTTTTTTGTAGCAATGTTGTGCCAATCGCATACGACTTTTGCTCAGGGTTTTTATACCACTTTTGGCCAAAATCGGGTGCAATACCACGATTTTGAGTGGTCTTACTATGAATCTCCTAATTTCCTCGCCTATTTTTATCAAGGTGGGCAGCAGTTGGGAAAATTTGCAGTGATGGTAGCTGAAACAAACTTAGATGCCATTGAGGCAAAATTGGAGTTTAAGGTCAATCGAAAGGTTGAAATTATGGTTTACCACAACCTTTCGGATTTGAAGCAAAGCAATATTGGTCAAGGCATCGAAACTACGAATACAGGTGGTGTGACCAAAATCATTGGAAATAAGATGTTTGTATCTTTTGATGGTGATCACAATCGTTTGGCAGAACAAATCAAAGAAGGTATTGCAAGGATTTTCCTCGAAAACATGATTTATGGCGGAAACATTCAAGAGGTGCTGCAAAATGCAGTATTGCTCAACCTGCCCGATTGGTTTGTCAATGGAATGGTTTCGTATGTGGGTGAAGAGTGGAGTACAGAAATGGACGCAAAATTGCGTGAATTTGTCGAAAAAGACAAACTCAAAAATTTCAACCGATTGACTACCGACGAAGCGACTTTTGCAGGACACGCACTGTGGCACTATATCGCTCAAATGAATGGGGAATCGTCTATTCCTAATTTGTTGTATCTCACCCGCATCAATCGTAGTTTGGAGAGTGGTTTTTTGTTTGTGTTGGGCAATACGGTAAAAAATACCATTGCAGAATTTAATGAATACTACGCCAATTTGTATGCTTCTGAAGACAGTAACCGTGCGATTTTTGATGAAAACAACCAATTGATTCGCACCAAAAAGAAGGTGAAACGGCGTAATATCTTGTATGATGAGGTGAAGGTCAGTCCAAGTGGACGCTATATTGCTTACACAACGGATGAAAAAGGAAGGCACAAGGTATATCTCTATGATACCCAAAACAATACTCAAAAACTTATCCTTAAAAATGGTTTTCGCTCGTTCAAACAGCCTTTGGAAACCCGTTATCCTTTGTTGGCATGGAACAAACGAAGCGAAAAATTGGCCATCGTTTTTGAGAAACGGGATCAGGTGAAATTGATGGAATACAATGTCTTGGAAGATGAAGAAATCTATGCAGATGACATGAACAAGTTCCAACAAATTTCTGACATCGCCTATATGGACGACTCCGAAAAACTCATTCTTTCGGCGGTTTCACTCAGTCAAGGACAGTCTGACCTTTATACTTACTTTATTCCCAATACCAAAACAGACCGATTAACCAATGACTACTTTGCTGATTTGGAGCCAAGATTTGTCACCATCAACGGTGTACGTGGTATTGTCTTCAAATCCAATCGGTATGTAGATACATTGAAGGTAGAAAAATTGGACAGCATTGCACCATCGAGCAATTTCGACTTGTTTTTCTATGATCTTGCCAAAGGCGAAGACCAAGTTTTAACCAGAATTACCAACACACCTCTTTCGCAAGAATGGCTGCCGATGCAATACGACAGTACACACATTGCCTATTTGAGTGACAAAAATGGCATCAAAAACTTGTATGCTGCACACTTTGACAGCATATTTGTGCGAACTGATACGAAGGTATTTTATTTGGATTCGATGGTGATCAATCCGACCTATGCACTCGATGAATACCAAGCAGAAGGTTTGATAGACACGATTATCAACGAAGATATTTATAGAATTGTGGCAGTTAGTTATCCGATTACCAACTACCAACGAAATATTGGCGAATACGATATTGCCTCCAAAACGAAAGAAATTGTGCAATTGCACTACCAAGATGGTGCTTATGAAGTTCACAAAAGCCAACTCCCCGAAGATCCTGAGCAAGCCAAGAAAACCTTAAGTAAGACCATTTACCGGCAACAACTTGAAAATGCAATGAGCAGTAGGCTTTCTGCAAATAAGAATTCGAAACTCAGCAAATCCTCGAAGCGGGATAAAAGAAATAGTACACAACCAAGTGTTTCGCCAACACCTTCTACCCAACCTAATAAAAAATCGAATGAGAAGGACAATGGTGATTCCGATTCGTTTTTCCAAAATCCTTTTGAAGAAAAGAAACCGCAAGGTTCGCTAACAGATACTATTTTGGGTGAAGAAACAGAAGGTGCGGATGTAGAGGATATTGAACCTCTCTTACCAAATTCTGATATGACTTTGGAAAACATTGAAGTACAACAGCAAGCTGAGGAGGCAGAAGAGATAGATTTGGAAAACTTTTTCTTTCAAAGTGAATTTGACTATGATGAAACTATCACTGCGCCGCCTGCATCAATAGAACTACCCAGCAAAACGGGAATCGCTAAATCTACAATCACGGATAGTGGTATGATTGTTCCGACCATCAATTTGCCAGGTCTGAATCCTCCTGCACAAGAATCGGTACTAACAAATTCTCGGATTCGTACCTACAAAACCAAGTTTAGTGTAGATAATGTGGTAACACAGTTGGACAATACAGTGATTTTCAATCAGTATGAAAACTTCCAATTTGGCAGCCCAACTTCTGGAATCCCTGCCTTCACCAGTCCTGATTTGAACACACTTATCAAAGTGGGGATTACCGATTTGATGGAAGATTATCGTTTGATAGGAGGTTTTAGATTACCAGTTGGCTTTGGTGGTTCAGAATATTTTGTTGAGTACTGGAATCTGAAACATCGTTTGGATAAAAAATTCTTGTATTACCGCCGAGCCAACAATCAACCCTTTAGTTTAGACTCTGACCTGTTGCCGCCTGGAACGAGTTATCAAGCGGATGCAAAAGTGGTCAGCAATTATTTTCAAACATCGTTCAGTTATCCATTGGATGTAAACCAAAGTGTAAGGCTGCATGTAGGCGCACGTTATGATAAAGTGACCTATTTGGCAAGCGACCTTATTTCGCTTATCGAACCACAACAGTCGGAAAGTTGGTTGTTCACCAAAGCAGAATATGTATTTGACAATACCATTGACGTGGCACTCAATATCATGAACGGTACTCGCTTCAAAGTCTATGCAGAAGTACACAAACCTTTTGAAGCCCAATTTGACAAAGATATCAACAAACTTAACTTCAAAGATACAGGTTATTTGGGGATTATAGGTGCAGATTTTAGACACTATCAGCGTGTTCACAAACAAATTGTTTGGGCCAACCGCTTTGCTTCTGCTTATAGTTATGGTACTCGTAAAATGCTCTACTATTTAGGGGGAGTCGATAATTGGCTGCTTTTTGACAATGATAAACGTTTTGATACGACCACCCCTATTGACCAAGAACAAAATTATGGTTTCCAATCTTTGGCAACCAATGTGAGGGGCTTCAAACAAAACTCCCGCAATGGCAACAGTTATGCGGTTCTCAATAGTGAATTGCGAATACCTATTTTTGCGTATATCTCCAATGCACCGATTCGCTCAGAGTTTTTCCGCAACTTCCAAATTGTTGGTTTTGCAGATGTAGGAGTGGCATGGGATGGAGTATCGCCTTTTGACGATGAAAACAAGTTTACCTCTGTTGAAGTAGGCAATCCTCTACAGACACCTGTTACAGCTACGGTTCGTTATTTCCGCAACCCTGTCATTGGAGGTTATGGCGTTGGAGTTAGAAGTAAATTATTGGGCTATTTTGTGCGGGCTGATTGGGCGTGGGGAGTAGATAACGGCAATGTCCAAGACTCTAAATGGCACATTGGCTTGGGATTGGATTTCTAA
- a CDS encoding RNA polymerase sigma factor: protein MSAIEFNSSITGMYGSLKPYAVKLTRSLEDANDLLQETILKALTNRDKYRHNTNLKAWLYTIMRNIFINNYRKKVRQNTIFDNTDQSYLMNTAKTVNNDAPSNFVVEDIDRALEDLPDRYRTPFWMMYEGFKYHEIADALEVPLGTVKSRIFLARKQLSDTLETYAHAQEEELAE, encoded by the coding sequence ATGTCTGCAATAGAATTTAATAGTTCAATTACGGGTATGTACGGGTCTCTAAAACCCTACGCTGTAAAGTTGACCAGAAGTTTAGAAGATGCCAACGATTTGTTGCAAGAAACGATATTGAAGGCATTGACCAATAGAGATAAATACCGCCATAATACCAATTTAAAAGCGTGGCTTTACACCATCATGCGTAATATTTTTATCAACAATTACCGCAAAAAAGTGCGCCAAAATACCATCTTTGACAATACCGATCAATCTTATTTGATGAATACGGCAAAAACGGTGAACAATGATGCTCCTTCCAACTTTGTAGTGGAAGACATAGATAGAGCCTTGGAAGATTTACCCGATAGATACCGAACACCGTTTTGGATGATGTATGAGGGCTTTAAGTACCATGAAATCGCCGATGCTTTGGAAGTACCTTTGGGTACAGTAAAAAGCAGAATATTCTTGGCCAGAAAACAACTAAGCGATACCCTCGAAACCTACGCACACGCACAGGAAGAGGAATTGGCAGAATAA
- a CDS encoding LysR substrate-binding domain-containing protein, producing the protein MTLSQLQYIIALDKHRHFSKAAERCNVTQPTLSIQIQKLEKELEIVIFDRTKNPVVPTQEGEQLLAQAYRVLEETKKLKNLATDTRTSISGRLRIAVLPSLAPYLLPLFIGSFLEKYPQVQLEVMELHNYQIFGRLRQDRADVAITVAPIEEEGFYEIPLFNEPIAVYLSPTHPLASKKTLAVEDVDLEECILTDDSHTMRQNIERLQRNKRDRKSTASSNLKYRSGSMESICRIIENYGGITLLPYLATLHKSDWEKQFVRYFENAPHREVIFLTQRGFEKQKLIDLLGKEIMSGVEKYF; encoded by the coding sequence ATGACCCTTTCCCAACTTCAATACATCATTGCGCTGGACAAACACCGACACTTCAGCAAAGCTGCCGAACGCTGCAATGTGACACAACCAACCTTGAGCATTCAAATCCAAAAACTGGAGAAGGAACTCGAAATTGTCATTTTTGACCGCACTAAAAATCCAGTAGTGCCAACACAAGAAGGTGAACAACTTTTGGCGCAAGCTTACAGGGTATTGGAGGAAACCAAAAAGTTGAAAAATCTGGCTACTGATACCCGAACAAGTATCAGCGGACGACTAAGAATTGCAGTATTGCCTTCTCTTGCGCCTTATTTACTGCCTTTGTTTATTGGATCTTTTTTAGAGAAATATCCACAGGTTCAATTAGAGGTTATGGAACTGCATAATTATCAAATCTTTGGGCGTTTGAGGCAGGATAGAGCAGATGTTGCCATTACAGTTGCGCCGATTGAAGAAGAGGGTTTTTATGAGATTCCACTTTTCAACGAACCCATTGCAGTCTATTTGTCACCGACTCATCCTTTGGCTTCAAAAAAAACCTTAGCAGTAGAGGATGTAGATTTGGAGGAATGTATTTTAACAGATGATTCGCATACGATGCGTCAAAACATCGAAAGATTGCAGAGAAATAAAAGGGACAGAAAATCGACTGCAAGTAGCAATTTGAAGTATAGAAGTGGCTCGATGGAAAGCATTTGCAGGATTATCGAAAATTACGGAGGTATTACCCTTCTACCCTATTTGGCCACCCTTCATAAGAGTGATTGGGAAAAACAGTTTGTGCGTTACTTTGAAAATGCGCCACATCGTGAGGTAATTTTTTTGACGCAAAGAGGGTTTGAAAAACAGAAACTAATTGATTTGCTGGGCAAAGAGATCATGAGCGGAGTGGAAAAATATTTTTAG